CCTGGCTACTGCTCCGGGTTCTGCTTGAGGATGCCGTCTCCTGAACGGCCTCGATGGCGCCGGCCTCAGGTGCCGGAGCCATGACAGCAAGCGTCTGACACCGACGCGATAGAACTTTCTCTACCTCATCAAGACCCGCGCACGGCGCGGGTGCGTGCTACGTGCTGGGGGTGGAAGTGAGGAGTCGTCCGCGGCCTAGGGACATGTCTCCGGCGGGGGCGCTCGGGCTCCGGGATGGGAGTGGCGTCGTTCGCGAGTGCCGGCCGGTCCGTGGTGAGCGTTGTGGGCTCCCAATCCCGTCCGCCTTCGACCCAGGCAGAGCCGAGCGGTGCCATGACCAATCCTCACAGTCGTTCGTACAGTGGCGCGCTCCACCTTGACACCCTGAACCACGCCCGCTCCACGGTAAGTGGGTGACGGAGGCGCTAGTCACAGGTTCATAAAGCAACACATCCGCAGAACCCCAGTTTGGTCACCCAGCTGACGAACACACGTACCGCCAGTGAGAGCTGCGACCCAGGCCACGCCGCTCCCTGCCGATCGGTGTCGGCGCGCTCTGGGGCGCCGTCCAGTGCGCCTTAGAAGTTCTCCGAGGGGGCTGTGACCTGCCTCACGATCTGGCATCCTAATCTCGCCGCCCCGTACAGCGCACCGAAAGACGCATCCTGACGACTCGCCATTATGGGAAGGACTATCAATTGAACTCGGGAGATTTTACCAATAAGCAAAAGAGGGCGTTAGTGCCCACTAGGAACCAGATGAAGCTCGAAGAGAAGATAGCAGAATTTGAACGCCGGCATGCCTTCGGTAGAAGTTTGACCTCCTATTTGAACCGCAATCTAATCAAAGTGGTTCGCGTCGAACAGGGATTGCAAGGGCGATGGAGCCTCTTCACCATCCTCCCCCCAGCCACCGCCGAGATGTTCGACATCGACCGGGAGCTTCTCTTCCTCGTCACGGACTACGAGGCCCTTGAGCCGCGAATTCTGAACGACCTCCAGTCGCAGATGCGGAACAATGCGCGGGTGGAGGACGAGATCGCCGTTCTGATTAGCAGGGACGGAAATGCCCAACGGCTGGTGAGAATGCGAGCAGGCGAGGCCGCCATCTTGACCATCGAAGGACAGCACCTTCCGGGTGAGGTACCCGACTTCAGAGTCATCGTCTCCGAGACGCTGGAGAGCGTCGACCACTTTAACGTCACCACCCCGATCACCTCTCCCAGTGCATTCTTTGGCCGACAGCGTGATATCTCCAATGTCAGGCGATTCCTCGCCCAAGGCCAGCACGTGGGAATCTTCGGGCTCCGGAAAGCAGGGAAGAGCAGCCTGCTGAATCGCGTCTCGTTCCTGGAACGGGAACGAGGCTCCATCGTGGTAAACCTGGACCTCAACGAATACTTCGGAACTCCACGGCGTTTTCGGGCCGGTATCGTGAGGTCGCTTTCGGAAGAACTGGTCAAGAGTAGGATTATCGTTCCGAAATTGCGCAGCTTGAGGTCCCACGGGCGGGATGACTTCATCAACGAATACTGGATGGGCGACCTGGACTTGCTCCTGAACGCAATCCAGGCCTCGCGCAATGTCATCTTCGTGATCGACGAGATCGACAGTGCGCTCCCGTCACGCATCCTCAGTAGGGCCGAGGCCGACGAAGAAGTCGGGCTCCTTCGGGCACTTTCGCAACTTCGCGCTTTCATTCAGAAGCGCCAAAGTCGCGGCCAGATCCCTCCGGTAATCCTTTCCGCCGGGGTTGACCCCTCCCTCTTCGAGAGGGCTTCGGTACGAGGCATCACCAATCCGCTTTTCCAGTTCTCGGCGCTCAAGTTCATCGAACCTATGGACCGTGACGAGCTACAGGACATGGTTAGAACCCTCGGTAAGCGGACTGGTCTCAAATTCCGAAGCCATGAGGTGATCGACGAACTAATGGAGGAATACGGTGGCCACCCATTGCTAACCCGCCAGGCCTGCTCCTATGTGCACCGTCATCGCCCCGGAGGGGTGGTCCCTTACCACGTTCAGAAGAGTGACGTGCAGAATGCCTTCGCCGCCAAGGGGCCGGGCTCACCGCTGGAGCACGCTCGTGCGATCCCAGAAAGCTTTGCCGAGTGGTTCCCCCAAGAATCAACGCTCCTCAGCGAACGATGGTCGAACCGGCACTTCGAACCCATGGGAACGTCCGGGCTGGAACATGCCATTTCCTACGGACTACTTCACGATGACGGAAGTGTCCGAATGAGGGCACTAACGAGGGCGACATGACGTGATGTTTCGGTTCAAGAGCCACGACACACTTGCCGAAGCAATCGTCGAGCACCTCGCCTACGGCCAGATCGTGATTCTCCGCGCTATGCCAGGTTCCGGCCGCTCAGTTCTTCTCAGTAACATTGCCGACAAATACAAGGACATCATAGGTTGTGCTCCCCGTATCCTGCGGCCTGAGGAAAAGACAGACCCCGACTCCGTGGTTCAAGAAGTCGAGTCGCAGATCGCACGCTGGGGTCAGGCGGCGCTCCTCCTAGATGACTGGGGGAGGATGGTCAGGTCGTCGCCCGACACCCCTTGGCAGCAGAGGATGACTCGTCTGTGCGTGGACGGACCACAGGCCATCTCGACTGGGGCTCTCGTCGTAGGCGCACCCGGCGAAAATCTCTCACGGTTCGGCGAACAGGCAAGCCCACTCGTGGATGCTGCTCATGAGGTGTTCCTCATGCCTCTTCTGACTGTTGAGGAGATTTCCCAGGCGCTTTGTGAAGCAGGGATCGACGGAGTCGAGGCTCAGTCGGCTGCCCGCGAGTACGGTGGCAGTGTCGGCCTGTTGAGAAGCTACGCCGACGGCCGACTCACTGAAGCGAAAATCGAGGAGGCGGTTGTCAGTGTCGCCTATCACGCACAGTCTGATGCGGCACAACGGATAATCGACCTGTCGCGCAAAGAGGGCTTGGAACTCGCTTGCGATGATATCGACGTTCGCCTTTGCCCGGTTGTCATCCGGACCTCTTCAGGGCGATCCATGATAGCAAGGGCATTCCACAGTCGTAACATAAAAGACCTAGTCACCGGCTCGGGTCCGGCTTGGCCCAGGGACCGCAAATCGGCGGTGCAGCGTTTCTACTGCCGAATCTACGGAAGTGACGACGTGTTCTGGTATGACCGCTACATGAGCACTGGACTGCCGGATCTGACAGACTTCTTGGGCGAGCTCAGCACTGTGGCGGAGGGCAGGAACCGCACATTACGCCTTCTCAGCGGTTCACCATTCAAGCAGATCGAACCTGCAGTGCAGGCTCGTTTCGTCTCGGCGGCAACCACATGGGCAGCACGCGGCCTGCACGTTTACTGGCACACCGTTCAGAAGAGAGACATCGGCCCGCTTCATGACAGACAGCTCGTGTCCAGGTCGCGACTCGAGGGACATCATCTACCGCCGGCCGACCGCATGGTCGGCAAGGTCCCGGCCGGCAACGAAAACGACGCGCTATTGCCCCACGCTCCCATTGCGTCCATCGAGGCCGCGTGGCTCAGTTCATCGTGCCTGATGTGCCCGGCACCGTCGAGCTGTGAGTACTGAGAGCGACGGCCATACCGTCGGTCCAAGGTCAGGTTGGAGAGACGTGCCGGTGGGCCAGAAGACAGGCCAGTAGCCGGGCCAGCAGCTGAGTGCGTCTTAGCGAACGAAACCCCTGCTCATGGGCAGGGGTTTCTCCGTTCTCGGAGCATGAGCGCGGAAGCGTGGAGCACTGCTGGTGACCGAGCCCCAGGCGCCCTGCGAGCGCTGCAGCGCTCCGTTCCTGGGCCGTCTGTGGGCCGTGCAAAGGGGCCCAATGGTGACCGACGTCGACAACCAGTGACAGGTCAGCTACCGAGGCGCACCAGGAACCGCCAGGTCATGGACCCCTGACCTAACGGGTTTCCCCCTTGGGGTAGCCGTCAGGCAAGATGGGGCCCTTCTCGCCACCTGGACGCAGGTGCCCCAGCGACACGTGTGCCGATCTGTCCTGCCGGAACTGTTCCGCTGACATCCAACGCTGACATCAACGCCCACGCACAGCCGCAGCTTTGGGCGCATGCAGATGGGTCCTGTGCGGGCAATTGGGCCCAGCCAAGGTCGAGTTGGAGCGAACTCCTAAAGCGGGTGTCGCAGGTTCGAATCCTCCCGGGGGGCGGGGTACTTCTCGTATGCTCCGGCGCATGCGACGCACCTTCATACTGCTCGCCCTCGCCGCTCTCGCGCTGGCCGGCTGCACCACCGAGGAGGACAAGGCCGGGAGGTACTGGGACGGCTACCGGTTCGGCGAGCAGACGGCGACGGACTACGCGAAGCGGGTCCTCGACAACAACTTCACGTACTGCACGACCGGCGGGGAGGCGGCCGCCCGGCAGGACATGTGCACCCGCCCTGGCGGCCCCGACACCCGGTACCCCGCCTCCGTGGGACAGCGGGAGTGCGCAGAATCGCTCCCTGACGGCCTGGATGGCGACGAGCGCGACGCATGGAACAAGGGCTGCATCACCGGCATGGCTCTCGGCGTGCCGGACGTCGTGACGTACGGGGCCGATCCTCAAAAGTGAGCCTCAGGACAGTCTTGTTGGCTGGCCAGGTCTGGCGCCGGACGGCTGCGGCAGGGCGTCTCCTGTCGGCTCTTCTTGGCAGGCGTTCCGGAGGCGTTCGTCCATTTCAGCCCTCAGTTCAGTCAGCCGCGCATACAGCACCTGTTCTTGCTCGGACAGGTTTCCGGACTTCATCCTCGCCAACAACTCGTCCATGGCATCGGACAGGACACCCAGGCAGGTCTGAGCCGCCTCGTCAAAGCCGCGATCGTACACACTGAAGTAATAGGCGCGTCCGCTCTCCTTGGCCTCCTCTCGTACCGCGTGGCCGAGCTCGCGCAACATCTGCTTGCCCCTCGACATGCTGCCCCTCCCCTTCCCCGTACTCGACACCGAGTTGCTGAAGGTACCGCCCGGCTGGCCCAGTTGGCGACAACAACCGCTTACGCCCGGCTGGCGACTGCCTACCCCGCTGCGGGGCCTTCGCCGAGCGACGCTGATGCGCCGTGACCACCGTCGGGCGCTGGGCCGCCAGCGCGAACGTCTGCGGACCATCAGCGCAGGTGAGAGGCGTCACAGACCAAGGCAGCATCCTCACTCAGGTTGCTTCGCGGCGAAGAGGTCATCACGCTAGGTGCGACCCATCGCATCCGCCGTCGAGCCTTGCTCTGGTCGACGGCGGACAGCGTGGCTTAGGCCGGTAGGGGTATAGCGAGGCACACGCGCGCCGGCGCGGTCGGCTGACCCGCCATCGTGGCGGACTGTCGTCGGCTGAGGCTCAGACACTCCTGGGCCCAGCTCCGCCAAGGATCGTTCGAGGCGAAGGCACCCTGCCATTCGCGTGCCAGATCCTGCGGGGAATCAGTGGGAACTCGCCCCGGGTGCGACCAGGACTCCAGCACCACTCCGCCGCAGGTCAGCGCAGCAACCGCCGCCAAGAAACCCGAGCTTCCCAAGCTCAGGGCTCGCATTCCCACTGAGGCGTCCCGAGGCGACGAGGCCTAGGCGCGCCAGCAGTGAGGAACAGTCGGGCGTGACGCTCGGGTCCGAAACGGACCGCATTGATCACGACTCCAGACAGGCCCTAGGAGCGCGGGGTGTTGACGGCAACAGACGTCACCCAGTGCTCAGGGGATGGGGCGGATTCCCCCACATGTCCCCCCGGAGACCTTCAGCCGTGGATTTCTCCAGGTCAGCCGTTCACGAACCGGCCCGCTGTAAATCTGCCGGTCTACCACAACGACCCCGGCGTACGTGTTGATGCCGATTCGCGCCCTGCGGAGACAGGGCAGCCTCATCACTTTAAGGGGGTGATGAGGCTGCCGCTCCAAGTCACCGAATCTAGTTCGGCAGCCGTTCTCGTTGCCAGAACGGTGTCATACCGGCTCGTACCTCCTGGGCCGCGGGCGCACGGTCGAAGGTGTGGGGATGGGTGCGGTAGACGCAGTCGATGCCGTAGCGGTGGAGCAGGTCCAGGTCCTGATCGGCCGGGCGTGTAGGGAACAAGGCCGTTAGGCGTGTGGCTGGCTCGGGCGTGTGAGGGGCGTAGTCCAGGAGTTGTGCCAGGGCTTCTCGTACGAACCGGCGGGTGCTAGACCGCTTGGCTTCTACGACTTCGCTACCGTCCGGCCGCGTCAGGTGCAAGTCGGTGATGCCAGCCGGCGTGCGGAGTCGCTGAGGCTGTTCAATGCCGAGCGAGTCGGTGTATTCCTGGAGGAGGAGCGCCTCGGTACGGTGGACGACCAGTTCGCGCTCCGTGAGCGTGTATCGCGTGGTCTGCGTGCGAAGAGCCTCGCCGTCCACGATGTCCGTGTGGGTGCGCAGCGCTCGTGCAACCGGCTCCTGTAGCTGCCGGCCGAGTTCGGCATCCACCTGTGCCTCGATGCCGAGGCCATCGAGGATGGTGGTGGCCTTCTCGGGATCCAGGATGCGCAAGCCCATGAAGTTGTCGCCGACATTGAAGCCGGGCAGGGCCCATATCTCCTCGTAAGGGATCGCGGTAGGAGCAAAGGAGAGCAGGCTGTAGACGTTGTGCCAGCTGCCTTTGGTGGGGTCTTCGGTCCACATGCTGTTGGCGAACTGGGCATTCCGGAAGAGCGCACCGATCTCGCCAATGCCGCGTACGTGGTTTTTGCCGGTGAAGAGGACGATGTCTCCGGCGTGGAGGCGGTCCATCTTCGCGTCCTGCACGCTGGTTGCTCCCCAAAAACGGGCGGCGCCGCTGGGGTGGAACTCATTCAGTTGCTTGCGCTGGCCTGAGGCGAGGAAGCTGGCGCGAGGATGAGTAGTGAAGTCGACGTGGGCGTCGAGGGTGTCCCCCCAATGGCGACGGGCGGCAGGGTTGCCGTAAGAGGGCTGGATGACAACGAGCGGCACGAATCCCCCTGGATATGAGCCTGCTTCGAATATTCCTGACATCAAATTAGTTCCTTGGTCTCACTCGTCAAGGGCGGCCGGCAGGCCCAACTGTTGTGTGACCAACTCCTGTTGGTGACCTCACCAGCGGTTTCTTCGACGACTGGTCGGCCGAACTACCGCTCCGTGCAGTGTGGTTACTGCCGAGGTCACGATCCTCAAAGTGTTGCCAGCGCAACTGCTGGTACCCAGGAATCGTCGTGGACTGCCCCTGGGCCCAAGCCGCCGTCACGGCGGGGCGAGAATGACCTCCGACGCACGAGCACGCAAGGCGGACACCCACCCACATCACGAAGCTCCCCGACAACGACCAGCTCCTGGCCCACTACCGTGACAACCTCACCGACAAGCAGATCGCCGCGATGTACGGCTGCACCGTCCAGGCCGTGAACCTGCGACTCACGTGCCTGGGCATCGAGCGCAAGCCCCATAGCAACGCTGCCTCGGCGCTCATCGCGCAGGCGTGGCCCAGGGCCGACTACAAGCGCCACGAGATCACGCGCTTCTCGCTCGCCCACAAGCTGTGGGTGTTCATACGCCGTAACCTCGGCGCCCCCCTCACCGAGAAGCAACTGCACCAGTCGCTGGCCTTCGAGCGCTATATCCGCGAACACCACGTCGTCCTAGACCTGGACCTGCCGCAGTCCAACCCGTGGGTGTTCCGGCCCCGCCTCCACCAGGACGAAAGCCTCGTCATCCGGTGGCCCGAGGACCGGCCAAAGCCGTCGCTCCGAGACTTGGACCCCCTACGGCTCCCCATGGAGCCTAGGGAGTGACCGGCGTGGGGCCTGCGGGCGGCGACGGCGGGAGCGTCTCACACATGGCAAGTCCGGCTGCCTCGCGGCCATCAAGGGATCTCATCTACCGGCACGTCGGGGTGGTCGAAGCCCAGTTGCGCTGCTTACACACGGCATCCGAGGCCGCTCAAGCGGCCATCACCAACAAGTCGAAGCCACCAGGGGCAGCCGGCATTACCTTCGTCCGCGTTCAGGCTGTGGCTTCGCCGGGGTCCTCGTCCTCGTCCTCGTCCTCCGAGGAGCCGCCCCGCTCATAACCCGACACAGGAATTTCGCGGCCATCAGCGAGCCTCCTCGTGTACCCGGAAACCGAGTGCCTAACGGGCGGTTTCCGTCGCTCGTCCTCCTCCACAGAGTCGGCGGCCGACCCGGTGTCCTTGGTGCCGTTCTGCTCCATGGCCTGCCTGGAGACCACGACCGCAACGGCCATGGCCGCGGCCACGCCGCCGACCGCGCCGCACGCGGCGTGGATCGCCGTCCTGTGCTTCCCGTACCAGTTCTTCGTCTTCTCGACGAAGGAGGTGGGCTCGCCTTCCCCGGAGGTGGTCTCTCTGGGCGTGGAGTCGTTCACGCGCACACATCTACCGGACCCATCCCTCGCCTGTACGGCAATCACCCGACATCGCCTTACCAAGTTCAGTAGCGACGAGGCTCGCGACAAGCAGGTCCGTCGTCTCAGGACTGACCTGTCCGCGGTGCGCATGGTGGAAGGGCCGACTGCGGTGCCGGGTGGCGAACTGCCAGCAGTCCTCACCGCACGGAGGCCGTCACGACTTTCAACCCTCAGTCCAAGCACAGGGTCTCTAGGATCTTCGGCATGTCGATCTCTTCTTCGGATGCGTCATCCGGCGACCGGTACGGCCGGTTCAACCCGCTGGGACTCGCCCAGATGAGCGAGAACCTGCGCAGCGCGTTGGAGGCCCAGCCCAGAGTGGCGCTGGCCGGCTTACAGCCGTTCACGGGAGCGGGCCTGTACGCGCTCTACTACCGGGGCAATCTGCCGATCTATCAGGATCTGAGCGAGACGCTGGTGCCGCTTTATGTGGGCAAGGCTGAGGCGGGAAATAGTAGTTACGGCGACTCGCCAAACGAGCGAAAACCCAAGCTGTACAAGCGCATAGACAAGCATCGGGCCAGCATCAGTGAAGCGAACAATCTCTCGGTTGAAGATTTCGACGTACGCTACATACTCCTGGACGATGTATGGATCGTCTTGGGCGAAAGAGCACTGCTGCGCGCCTATAGTCCGGTCCTGTGAAACACACTGCTTACTGGTTTCGGTTCGAATCCCCCCGGTGAAGCACGCACGAATCCCAGGTCCTTCTGGGACACCCTGCATCCTGGCCGGCCGCGTGCCGCTAACTACTTGTGCAACCGACTCCTGACCCGCAACGAAATCGAGCTTCGCGTTAACGAAGGCATCACCGTTTCGCTTATGGCCCCTGGCACTGATCGCGACCAAGCACTCGCGCAGCTGCGCGGACGCAGGTACCAGGCTATCTGGTCGCTCCCGACCAAGAAAGAAAAGGACAAGCGCCCTATAGTCTATCGACCAGATGCCTTCATTGAGGAAAACACCGCGTTCGACGTCTCGGCGGAATCCGAAACTTGGCGAGCCGCCCAAACGACCAGCGTCGTAACAGGGAGCGATATTGAAGATTTCGACGATGAAGACGACTAAAACAGCGATGAGTAAGGGGGCTACTAAGCTTCGGAAGAGCGACGTGATGTAGATCTGGGAGGCCTGCCCGTAGGCTTCGATAAAGGTGCTACGCAGCTCATAGATTAATCTGGCCGCCGCGAACTTTGCGCCACGATGACATGGCAAAGGGATCTCGGCAAAACGTGAGTAGGGAGAGAGGATCCCGGGAGCCCCTCTCCCTGTCGTCCTATCCGTTTGAGCGAGCCATCTGGCGCTCGGCGACCCGTGCCCAGTAGCTGATCTGCGAGTGGGCGTTCATGAGGTGGCTAAGCAGTTCGTTCGGCTTAGCCCACCCCTCCTTGTCGAGGAGAGGGCCACCCTGAGCCTCCTCCACGTTGGCGAGTTCATCAACATCAAGGTTGATCTGTTCGACGTACTGGATGATTTGGCTCTTCAGGCGCGTCGCCTTCATCCGAGGGGTTTCGTTGGGGGGCGTCACGGGCCTCGGCAGAGTGGTGCCCGTGGCGTAAACCTCGTATCGCAGCCACTCGTCCTCGATCGGCATGGGTTTACCTTTGGGATCCTCGTGCCAGTTTCCATACTCGTCTCGTACACCGCGCTGGAAGTCTCCACTCTCCGTAACGCGTCGCGGGTATGTTCCATCGCGCCCATCGACGATCGCCTGGGCGAGCAACCGCAGGCCCTGCTCATCGCGAAGCATCGCTTCCAGGATCTGCTGCGGGCCGCGCTTGTCCGCCCCGGTGTTGCCCATAGCTTCGCGCCGCAGTCCGCCCCATGCCGTGAGGTGGTACTGAGCTACGGCCGCCAATTCGAGCCGATTGACCCACCGGACAGGGTCGGGATGAGAGCCCCTGGGGTCACCGCGCAGTTCCGCCAAAGCTGCTTCAAGCAGTTCCTCGGGGGACCTACCGGTCACCTTCCACTCTGCGGTCCCAAATCGCGGAAGTCGGGCGCAGCGTAGGTATGCGGCGCGCATCCGCTCCGACCGCTGACGCTCGGCGTCCGTCGCCTCCAGAGTGGTGGCGACGCTCCGAGTAGGCCGCAAGGCCAATTCCGCGATTACGTCGGTTCGCCGTCCGGTGCTGACGCTCTTCTTGGCGGTTACGTCTCGGATACCTCGTTCGACGAGTCCTCGATGATGCTCGCGAAGCAGGGCGGCGAGGACGAAAGCAGCTTGCTCGTCTCGCTCGACTGGTAGTCCCTTGTCTTCAGCTTGTTCCGGGGTAAGAAGACCCGCGAGGTAGTCGTGGACGGGGTCGTCGAGAACGTCAGCGCCGCGGAGCACCTCCAGGACCGCTTCGGCCATGGCCTCGAGCTTTCCCGTTTGGCTCCACGGCCGGGGAGGGTCGACATGGAGCATGCCTACAAAGGCGTTGACTGCACGCGCGTAGTCGTATCCCTGCCTTGTAGGGGTGAAGCGGAGGAACACACGGGCCGGTGTGATCAGTGCGTTGCGCTGTCGGATTAGTCGCCGGCGGGCGGCGGGACGCAACGCGGCGGGGTCGGCCTCACTGATGGATCCAATGAAGCGTCGATAATCGTTACGGCTCGTGGGAAAATGGTAATGGGTTTGAGGGTCGGTGAGTCCCAAAACCTGGTGGGCGTTCGTGATGCGACTGGAACCGTCCGCCGTTCCTAGGAGGGGCATGGAAGGTTCGCCGTCGCGGTGTCCCAATTCGAAGAAGACGACGTTCACCGGCATGGCGATTCCACGGGCGGCGATGGACTCCCGCAGGTTGTTGTTCGCCAGGATGAATTCTCGGGCCCGCTCCGTCTCATCCTGCACGTGGCTGACGTCCTCGCCCTCGATCCAGAGCGTGGTGGTCTCGCCCGGAGCTGAGCGGGGTCCGGTCAGCGGGCCCGAGAATCCCTCGGCGCCGGCCGCTGGATACACCCTCTTCTCCATGGTGCGGTTGTTGGTCGGCAGCGGTACCAGTCCGGGCACATAGAGGTCGAGGTCAATCGCCTCGATCACGCCCCCGGCGATGTTGACGCGAGTCGGACGCCTCAGCAGAATCCTCAGCTCGCTGGGGTCAACAGCGGCGTGGGCCAATGCGGTGGCGAACTCGGAGGGAAGCCCGGACTCCTCACCCGCCCTGGCGGCACGAATCACCGCCACCTTTTTCGGCAACGCGGGAAGGTCGGTGTCGCCGAACCGTGACCAGATCGCCGCGCTGTCCTGCTCCGTTTCCTCATCCGCGTCGAGCGCGTCGTCCGGCTCCTCCACTTCCTCCGTCGTCTCCTCGTACTCGAGGTTGTACTGAGCGGTCACGGTGTCCTCCGTAAGTGCTGTGAACAGTCTGGGTGTGCGCGGTGACTCCGTAGAGGAGCCCCGAGCGGGGGCCGCCGACGGTGCTGGTGAATCGTCGGCGGCCGCCCCCCCCTCAGGCAGTGGGAGGCAGGTCCGGGCGGCGCTTCTCGAGCTCGCGCAGGTCGCTGCGGATCGAGCTCTCGTCGCGCTGGAGCAGCTGCGCCATGGTCACCGTCGGCACGCGCAAGGCGTACAGGGCGTCCACCCGTCGCCGCCGCTTGGTGATCTCACCGCTCTTCCGCCACTTCTTCCGCCGTTCTTCGGCGGTCTCCCCAGCCAAGAAGACGTGCTCGTCCCGGCTGTCGAGGGCGTAGCGGCGACAGCTCTCCAGCAGCAGGCACGTACGGCACATCGCCCGGGCCTGTGGGAGATCTCGCTCCGGCATGGTCGACTCACCGTCGAAGGCGGCCTGTTGCTCCTGCTGGGAGGGGAACCGCTTCGGATCCCAAGTGCTGCATGAGGCCTCGCCCATGGGCGGGCCGAAAGGCTCCATCGCCCAAAACAGGGCGTCCGGCGGAAGTACGTCTTCGATCTCGTCGTGGGGCTCCACTGCACGCCTCCTCAGACCACGGCTTGCGTGGTGCAGAAGACGAGGGGGTCACGCCCACGTTCTCTTGATCGACAGTTGGCGCCGCTCGAGTCTCTAGACGTGCGAGACGATCAGTACTAGGCGATTCCCAGTCCTGTCGCGTGCCTGCGCCCTTCGGCGCTCGCACGGCTTGCGGAGTGACCCCCGCAGCGAAGCCATCATCAGTGTGGCACTCGACTTCGCCGATTCAGGAGAAACGCAAGGGGAGTTGGAGGACTACCTGTCGAACTCGCTCTCGCAGGAGTCGTGTTATTCGCGTCCGAGCGGCGCGTGGGGCTCTGCCGGACGCAGCGACTACTCATCGGAGGAACACCTTCCGGTGAATACACGGTGGCGCCCTGGGCCCAGAGCAGCTGTTTCGAGCTCTGTCGCAGGTCAGCGGCTCCACTCTGCCAAACAAGATCAGTCTCTTCTAAGCGCTTGGCCGTTTCGGAACGTGCCACAGCCGTGCCACATCGTGCGGTCAAACATGGTCAACGACGGCCCGCCGCAGTCGAGATGCGCCGTTCACCTGGGCTGCAGCTACAACCGAAGTGACCTGGGCGGACCTGTCGACGACCACCTCCGCCCTTACGAGGCAGATGTCGGCGGTTCGAAACCGTCCGCGCCCACCGGAACTATGTCCCTGGTCAGTTGACCTGCGTCGGCCTCTTGGAGATCTCTCCAGGGGGCCGATGTCGTCTCCGGAATCCACATGGAGTCCGCATCCCCATGTAACCAAGACGTCGACAACCTGATCCGCATCGCCGACGCGCTCGGCGTCCCGCTCCGCGACCTCGTCTGGCCTACCGTCCCTCGGCCAGGTGGTCAGCGAGCAGGGCAGCGTGGCGAGCCATCCCCTGCTTCCACTCGGTCGGCGACTGCTCGGAGATCTCGCGCCACAGCGCGGCCGTGGCCAGCCCGAACGCGGCGAGCGCGCCGGGCTCGGCGTTGCGCCACGACGGGAACCGGTCGGCGAACCTGAGCGCATCCCCAACCGAGTGGCCGGCATCCATGAGCCGCAGCGCCAGCGCCCCCGGATCGATCCATGCAGCGCCCCGCGTCGGCCACGCCCAGTCGACGAGGCGGGCCCGGCCGCCGGTGATCAGGATGTTGTCAGG
The DNA window shown above is from Streptomyces sp. NBC_01445 and carries:
- a CDS encoding WhiB family transcriptional regulator → MEPHDEIEDVLPPDALFWAMEPFGPPMGEASCSTWDPKRFPSQQEQQAAFDGESTMPERDLPQARAMCRTCLLLESCRRYALDSRDEHVFLAGETAEERRKKWRKSGEITKRRRRVDALYALRVPTVTMAQLLQRDESSIRSDLRELEKRRPDLPPTA